From the genome of Triticum aestivum cultivar Chinese Spring chromosome 3B, IWGSC CS RefSeq v2.1, whole genome shotgun sequence, one region includes:
- the LOC123071212 gene encoding uncharacterized protein DDB_G0271670 yields MEELLGTEIGKHDYDWLLTPPGTPRAPALEVAEKAPPSNVPKRTITRSSSTTRASRLSVHETENGHSAAPNRPVRSMSRPSNRSSVLTPSISSVSSRPTTPTKSTSTLPSSKPSAPASRPVAARSSTPVKTRPPTPVKTRPSTPVKNCPYGSGSMANSTSVKTTSAQNSRSSTPTSRPRSVSSSSSSTAPSVSRPSSSSGRIPAIVRTSSSSSTASVTRSSSRSSTPTRQPVMRPSAPSIARSPSVGRISGSNNLTSSGRSAASRGRMSAPSSAPSSRPSSPNTRPRAPVRPLDIPDFPSDTPPNLRTKLPERPLSAGRARPGIGLGTRSTLNAEPVTSAPVKKISVPAITRNKFSDAPSKTPSLTNGHQNRQTERSVMDSQPARPSRSATSEENGFGRTISRKSLDMAIRHMDIRHNLGGIRGASLFPHSIRSSAPKGRSARMSDPGHHTSNAEQDAYTDSGSINGQFSGDSIGALSHYGGSSTDSPDRESMGTKETLSELDMYGSSRYEEMLLREDTKNTDWLHSVDDKSDQSPVFDHRFEPLPEPFGPL; encoded by the exons ATGGAGGAGCTGCTGGGCACGGAGATCGGGAAGCACGACTACGACTG GCTTCTTACTCCCCCGGGTACACCCCGTGCTCCTGCACTGGAGGTTGCTGAGAAAGCCCCACCATCAAATGTGCCTAAACGGACCATCACTAGATCGTCCTCAACCACCAGAGCATCAAGG CTTTCTGTTCATGAAACAGAGAATGGACATTCAGCAGCTCCCAATAGACCAGTGCGAAGCATGTCCCGACCTTCAAACAGGTCATCAGTGCTCACTCCAAGCATTTCTTCTGTCAGTTCGAGACCTACTACCCCAACCAAGAGCACTAGCACTCTTCCCTCTTCAAAGCCATCAGCTCCAGCTTCACGTCCAGTGGCAGCACGATCATCTACTCCGGTCAAAACCCGTCCACCTACCCCGGTCAAAACTCGTCCATCTACTCCAGTCAAAAACTGTCCTTATGGTTCCGGCTCCATGGCCAACTCAACCTCTGTGAAGACCACATCTGCGCAGAACTCAAGGTCATCAACTCCAACCTCTCGGCCCCGAAGCGTTTCCAGCTCATCATCAAGCACGGCTCCTTCAGTGAGTCGTCCCAGCTCATCCTCTGGTAGAATTCCTGCAATTGTTCGTACCAGCTCTTCCTCAAGTACAGCTTCAGTGACCCGTTCTAGCTCTCGGTCGTCTACACCTACACGCCAGCCTGTCATGCGTCCATCAGCTCCATCCATAGCTCGCTCACCTTCAGTTGGGAGGATTTCTGGTAGCAATAACTTAACATCTAGTGGACGTTCGGCAGCCAGCCGTGGTCGAATGTCAGCACCTTCATCAGCGCCATCATCCCGTCCAAGTTCCCCAAATACACGTCCGCGAGCTCCAGTTAGGCCACTAGATATTCCAGATTTTCCAAGTGATACTCCTCCTAACCTAAGGACAAAGCTACCAGAAAGGCCACTCTCTGCTGGTAGAGCACGGCCAGGAATTGGTTTGGGAACCAGGTCAACCCTGAATGCTGAACCAGTTACCTCAGCTCCTGTGAAGAAGATATCTGTGCCTGCTATTACTCGAAATAAGTTTTCTGATGCACCATCCAAGACACCTTCTCTTACCAATGGACACCAGAATCGACAAACTGAGAGATCTGTTATGGACAGTCAGCCTGCTAGACCCTCTCGGTCTGCGACAAGTGAAGAAAATGGATTTGGCAGGACAATATCAAGGAAGTCACTTGACATGGCAATCAGGCACATG GACATTCGACATAACTTGGGTGGCATCCGAGGTGCATCTCTGTTTCCTCATAGCATCCGGTCTTCTGCTCCCAAGGGCCGTTCAGCTCGAATGTCCGATCCTGGCCATCACACCTCAAATGCCGAGCAAGACGCATACACCGACAGTGGCAGCATCAATGGGCAGTTCTCCGGTGATTCCATTGGAGCCCTTTCACACTACGGTGGGAGCTCAACTGACTCCCCAGACAGAGAAAGCATGGGAACTAAAGAGACGCTGAGCGAACTGGATATGTATGGCAGTTCAAGGTACGAGGAGATGCTACTAAGGGAGGACACGAAGAACACGGACTGGTTGCACAGCGTCGACGACAAGTCGGACCAGAGCCCTGTGTTCGATCACCGGTTCGAGCCGCTCCCAGAGCCGTTTGGTCCGCTGTGA